A portion of the Thermoflexus hugenholtzii JAD2 genome contains these proteins:
- a CDS encoding DUF2157 domain-containing protein, whose protein sequence is MADLERRLKEWQAAGLITAEQAEAIAAFEAQAERRRISLRNLLIYLGAFFILTSLCLTVANLDIAGLWKALPPWGRMLIVAAPTMTLWIAGALLRRPDSPIRTRGARACWMAAAWMTALTIAVTLNEWPISETPPVRPELSRFAPRPEPPEPKDPRWIALAASLGALPPAVLALLVLPGLAQGLPVATLITATAFSISTLVFDPQMGQAQRLPLYLPWATAGVIHLTAAEVARQRQAGDLVWLFNLFGAWSWLLPAFLMGLEGPQPFWETLLLLQSLTLIGWSLIRPSRVLLYSGAFFLLVYLVDLNFEYFAGQIGLPAALLITGVAFMAVGLGVRRLHRRFGTASGSARDNGTTRANPPSSSAA, encoded by the coding sequence ATGGCTGACCTGGAAAGGCGTCTCAAGGAGTGGCAGGCGGCCGGCCTGATCACAGCGGAGCAGGCAGAGGCGATCGCCGCCTTCGAAGCGCAGGCCGAACGGCGACGCATATCCCTTCGCAACCTCCTGATCTACCTCGGCGCCTTCTTCATCCTGACCAGCCTCTGCCTCACAGTAGCCAATCTGGACATCGCCGGGCTGTGGAAGGCGCTGCCCCCATGGGGCCGGATGCTCATCGTGGCCGCCCCCACCATGACCCTGTGGATCGCAGGCGCCTTGCTGCGCCGCCCGGACAGCCCGATACGGACCCGCGGCGCCCGGGCATGCTGGATGGCGGCCGCATGGATGACCGCCCTCACCATCGCGGTGACCCTTAACGAATGGCCCATCTCCGAAACTCCTCCCGTTCGCCCAGAGCTCAGCCGTTTTGCGCCTCGCCCTGAGCCCCCCGAGCCTAAGGATCCGCGCTGGATCGCCCTCGCGGCCAGCCTGGGCGCGCTGCCTCCGGCCGTGCTGGCGCTCCTCGTCCTGCCCGGACTCGCCCAGGGGCTGCCTGTAGCCACGTTGATCACGGCGACAGCCTTCAGCATCTCTACACTGGTCTTCGATCCCCAGATGGGACAAGCGCAACGGCTGCCCTTATATCTCCCATGGGCCACAGCCGGCGTCATCCACCTGACGGCCGCCGAGGTGGCTCGCCAGCGCCAGGCAGGGGATCTGGTCTGGCTCTTCAACCTCTTCGGAGCCTGGTCCTGGCTTCTTCCCGCCTTTCTGATGGGCTTAGAGGGCCCCCAGCCCTTCTGGGAGACGTTGTTGCTCCTCCAAAGCCTAACCCTCATCGGCTGGAGCCTGATCCGGCCATCGCGAGTTCTGCTCTACAGCGGCGCCTTCTTCCTGCTGGTGTATCTCGTGGATCTCAACTTCGAGTATTTCGCCGGCCAAATCGGGCTGCCGGCGGCGCTGCTGATCACCGGCGTGGCCTTCATGGCCGTGGGGCTGGGCGTGCGCCGCCTGCACCGCCGGTTCGGAACGGCGTCCGGAAGCGCGCGCGACAACGGAACGACGCGGGCCAACCCGCCGTCCTCGAGCGCCGCCTGA
- a CDS encoding NTPase — MGSILLITGRPGVGKTTLIQALARALGEQAGGFYTEEIRGPQGRLGFRLVTLDGRVAVFAHVDWAGRTPHRVGRYGVDLEALDRLGVAAIREALMGKQVVLVDEIGKMELFSVAFRQALEEAAASPRPLIATITLHPHPWADAFKRRPGVECWELTPSNRERLRERALAWLRAHGLRVVE; from the coding sequence ATGGGCTCCATCCTGCTGATCACCGGACGGCCCGGCGTGGGCAAGACCACGCTGATCCAAGCGCTCGCCCGCGCCTTAGGGGAACAGGCCGGGGGGTTCTACACGGAGGAGATCCGCGGCCCGCAGGGCCGCCTCGGCTTCCGCCTGGTCACCCTCGACGGCCGCGTGGCGGTCTTCGCCCACGTGGACTGGGCGGGGCGCACCCCGCACCGGGTGGGGCGCTACGGGGTGGACCTGGAGGCGTTGGACCGCCTGGGCGTGGCCGCGATCCGGGAGGCCCTGATGGGGAAGCAGGTGGTGCTGGTGGATGAGATCGGGAAAATGGAGCTGTTCAGCGTCGCCTTCCGCCAGGCCCTGGAGGAGGCGGCTGCCAGCCCCCGCCCCCTGATCGCCACCATCACCCTCCACCCCCATCCCTGGGCCGACGCCTTTAAACGCCGCCCGGGCGTCGAATGCTGGGAGCTGACGCCCTCGAACCGGGAGCGCCTACGGGAACGGGCGCTGGCATGGCTTCGGGCCCACGGCTTACGTGTCGTCGAATGA
- a CDS encoding carbohydrate ABC transporter permease — MKAGRVLIYLALIGLTVFYLLPVYVLFLTGLKSFAEADLTRMWNWPTQPSLAAFAKAWEKLSPNFMNSVYLVIPATLISSLIGSVNGYILSKWRFRGSEILFPAILFGMFIPYQSILIPLVRFLQSIGLYGSIPGLILVHVVYGIPITSLIFRNYYASIPGELVEAAKIDGASLFGIYRWVMLPLSQPGFAVVAIWQFTQIWNDFLFAVTVTNKPAQQPITVALQNLAGSQIVEWNVQMAGALLAALPTLLVYVFLGRFFLRGLLAGALKG; from the coding sequence ATGAAGGCGGGCCGCGTCCTGATCTACCTGGCCTTGATCGGTCTCACCGTTTTCTATCTGCTGCCGGTCTACGTCCTGTTCCTCACCGGCCTGAAGAGCTTCGCCGAGGCCGACCTCACCCGGATGTGGAACTGGCCGACGCAGCCCTCCCTGGCGGCCTTCGCCAAGGCCTGGGAGAAGCTCTCGCCGAACTTCATGAACAGCGTCTACCTGGTGATCCCCGCCACGCTGATCTCCTCCCTGATCGGCTCCGTCAACGGCTACATCCTCTCCAAATGGCGCTTCCGGGGGTCGGAGATCCTGTTCCCGGCCATCCTCTTCGGGATGTTCATCCCGTATCAGAGCATCCTGATCCCCCTGGTGCGTTTCCTGCAATCCATCGGCCTTTACGGCAGCATCCCCGGCCTCATCCTGGTACACGTGGTGTATGGCATCCCCATCACCTCCCTGATCTTCCGCAACTACTACGCCTCGATCCCTGGGGAGTTGGTGGAGGCGGCGAAGATCGACGGGGCTTCCCTGTTCGGGATCTACCGCTGGGTGATGCTGCCCCTCTCCCAGCCCGGGTTCGCGGTGGTGGCCATCTGGCAGTTCACGCAGATCTGGAACGACTTCCTGTTCGCGGTGACGGTGACGAACAAGCCGGCCCAGCAGCCCATCACGGTGGCCTTGCAGAACCTGGCGGGCAGCCAGATCGTCGAGTGGAACGTCCAGATGGCGGGGGCGTTGCTGGCGGCGCTGCCCACGCTGCTGGTTTACGTTTTCCTGGGCCGCTTCTTCCTGCGGGGGCTTTTGGCTGGGGCGCTGAAGGGATGA
- a CDS encoding pyridoxal-phosphate-dependent aminotransferase family protein, translating to MRTYAIPLVPGPTTVPAEIRAAYQEDYGSADLEPEYYELYAETQEQLRAILGTRNAVVIMTGEAMVVLWGALRSTLRPGDRVVAVATGVFGHGIADMARRIGAEVEVVGFDYDEAADPQRVEEAIRRVRPKMVTMVHCETPSGILNPVAEVGALVDRYEVPLFYVDAVSSAAGVPLRVDEWRIDLCLVGTQKCLSALPDLGIVTVSERAWEIVREVDYAGYDALGPFRTALEDRWFPYTPSWHALAALNVACRRVLGEGLENVFRRHEEVAAYCRERLKAMGLRLFPRREEWSSPTVTAVYVPEDLPWPELDRRLRARGMVVGGSLGPLAGKVFRIGHMGAQADPELVRRGMDALEEVLAEARR from the coding sequence ATGCGCACCTATGCCATCCCACTGGTCCCGGGGCCGACGACGGTCCCAGCGGAGATCCGAGCGGCCTATCAGGAGGATTACGGCTCGGCGGACCTGGAGCCGGAGTATTACGAGCTGTATGCGGAGACGCAGGAGCAGCTGCGGGCCATCCTGGGGACCCGCAACGCGGTGGTGATCATGACCGGGGAGGCCATGGTGGTCCTCTGGGGGGCGCTCCGGAGCACCCTGCGCCCGGGGGATCGGGTGGTGGCGGTGGCCACGGGGGTCTTCGGCCACGGCATCGCCGACATGGCCCGCCGCATCGGCGCTGAGGTGGAGGTGGTGGGGTTCGATTACGACGAGGCAGCGGATCCACAGCGGGTGGAGGAGGCCATCCGACGGGTCCGCCCGAAGATGGTGACCATGGTGCATTGTGAGACCCCCTCTGGGATCCTCAACCCGGTGGCCGAGGTGGGGGCGCTGGTGGATCGCTACGAGGTGCCCCTTTTCTACGTCGACGCGGTCTCCAGCGCCGCGGGGGTCCCCCTGCGGGTGGACGAGTGGCGCATCGATCTGTGTCTGGTGGGCACGCAGAAGTGCCTCTCAGCGCTGCCGGACCTCGGGATCGTGACGGTGAGCGAGCGGGCCTGGGAGATCGTGCGGGAGGTGGACTATGCGGGCTACGATGCCCTGGGCCCCTTCCGCACCGCCCTGGAGGACCGCTGGTTCCCTTACACGCCGTCCTGGCATGCGCTGGCGGCCCTGAATGTAGCGTGTCGGCGGGTGCTGGGGGAGGGGCTGGAGAATGTCTTCCGGCGCCACGAGGAGGTGGCGGCCTACTGCCGGGAGCGGCTGAAAGCGATGGGGCTTCGCCTCTTCCCCCGACGGGAGGAATGGTCTTCGCCCACTGTCACCGCGGTCTACGTCCCGGAGGATCTGCCCTGGCCGGAGCTGGATCGCCGCCTGCGGGCGCGGGGGATGGTCGTGGGCGGGAGCCTGGGGCCGCTGGCGGGGAAGGTGTTCCGCATCGGCCACATGGGCGCCCAGGCGGATCCGGAGCTCGTGCGGCGGGGGATGGACGCGCTGGAGGAGGTCCTGGCCGAGGCCCGGCGGTGA
- a CDS encoding carbohydrate ABC transporter permease, which yields MAHAGKDPALEAGASRPAARGVPALRWRERAWELRRRIEAGLPVLLIAPSALALGVFVYGFIGWTVYVSMTRWNDVLPDYTFVGLRNYVGLFQTPRFQADIRNTVVFTVFFLLGAVLLGFFAALLLDQRVKGEAFFRSVFLFPMAISFIVTGIAWQWLFNPQTGINLLLRHLGYPGPLPRWFTDPTIMFGVKVGAIQAGIPVALIPVVIAATWQLSGFTMAMYLAGLRGIPEELREAARVDGASEWQVYRHVVLPLLRPVTLSALIVLGHISLKIFDLTVAMTGSGPGFATDMPAYFMFETTFRGNHFAQGAAIATLMLIMVAALIIPYLRYSLSREAEL from the coding sequence ATGGCGCATGCGGGGAAGGATCCGGCCCTCGAGGCGGGAGCCTCCCGGCCGGCGGCGCGTGGCGTGCCGGCCCTCCGATGGCGGGAACGGGCGTGGGAGCTCCGGCGTCGGATCGAGGCCGGGCTGCCGGTCCTGTTGATCGCTCCCTCGGCCCTGGCGTTGGGGGTCTTCGTTTACGGGTTCATCGGCTGGACGGTCTACGTGTCGATGACCCGCTGGAACGATGTGCTGCCGGATTACACCTTCGTGGGCCTCCGCAATTACGTTGGCCTATTCCAGACCCCTCGCTTCCAGGCGGACATCCGCAACACGGTGGTCTTCACCGTCTTCTTCCTGCTGGGGGCGGTCCTGCTGGGCTTCTTCGCGGCGCTCCTTCTGGATCAGCGGGTGAAAGGGGAGGCGTTCTTCCGCAGCGTCTTCCTGTTCCCGATGGCCATCTCCTTCATCGTGACCGGGATCGCCTGGCAGTGGCTGTTCAACCCGCAGACGGGGATCAACCTCCTGCTCCGGCACTTGGGTTACCCCGGGCCGCTCCCCCGCTGGTTCACGGATCCGACGATCATGTTCGGCGTGAAGGTGGGGGCCATCCAGGCCGGGATCCCGGTGGCCCTGATCCCGGTGGTCATCGCGGCCACCTGGCAGCTCTCCGGGTTCACCATGGCGATGTATCTGGCCGGCCTGCGGGGGATCCCGGAGGAGCTGCGGGAGGCGGCCCGGGTGGATGGAGCGAGCGAGTGGCAGGTCTATCGCCATGTGGTGCTGCCGCTGTTGCGGCCGGTGACCCTGAGCGCCCTGATCGTGCTGGGGCACATCTCCCTGAAGATCTTCGACCTCACGGTGGCCATGACCGGCAGCGGCCCGGGCTTCGCCACGGACATGCCCGCGTATTTCATGTTCGAGACCACCTTCCGGGGGAACCATTTCGCTCAGGGGGCGGCCATCGCCACGCTGATGCTGATCATGGTGGCGGCCCTGATCATCCCGTATCTGCGCTACAGCCTGAGCCGGGAGGCCGAGCTATGA
- a CDS encoding Uma2 family endonuclease, with the protein MASGGLRRRRQASVAELFPPPGQWTEEDYFALPDTHRYVELSEGKLIVPPHPTNRHQIAVLELAVRLREFARARDLGEVRIAPLPVRLWSGKIREPDIFFFLKAHTDRIGEQVCGVPDLIIEVTSPSTSRVDRMEKFQEYARAGVPEYWIVDPEARTVEVYVLQRGAYVLRGKWEPGETASSGLLEGFAVRVEEVLGD; encoded by the coding sequence ATGGCATCGGGAGGCCTTCGAAGGCGACGTCAGGCGTCTGTGGCCGAGCTGTTCCCTCCCCCGGGGCAGTGGACGGAGGAGGATTACTTCGCCCTGCCGGACACCCACCGCTATGTGGAGCTCTCGGAGGGGAAGCTGATCGTGCCGCCGCATCCCACGAACCGTCATCAGATCGCGGTGCTGGAGCTCGCTGTCCGCCTGAGGGAGTTCGCAAGGGCGCGCGATCTCGGCGAGGTGCGCATCGCCCCGCTGCCGGTGCGCCTGTGGTCCGGGAAAATCCGCGAACCCGACATCTTTTTCTTCCTCAAGGCACACACTGACCGCATCGGCGAACAGGTCTGCGGCGTGCCGGATCTGATCATCGAGGTCACTTCCCCTTCCACGAGCCGTGTGGATCGAATGGAGAAGTTTCAGGAGTATGCCCGGGCCGGGGTGCCGGAATACTGGATCGTGGATCCCGAGGCGCGGACGGTGGAGGTTTATGTGCTGCAGCGAGGCGCCTACGTCCTGCGGGGGAAGTGGGAGCCGGGGGAGACGGCCTCGTCCGGCCTCCTGGAGGGCTTTGCGGTGCGGGTGGAGGAGGTGCTCGGAGATTGA